A region from the Terriglobia bacterium genome encodes:
- a CDS encoding carboxypeptidase-like regulatory domain-containing protein — MRKSAYRWALLLGILAATLGLAQTRAESGGAQQALRSLTGHVVSSQNQPLQKAIVYLKNTKSLVIKTYITEADGSYRFPALSPNVDYEVYADYQGSRSDTKTLSAFDNRKQVNITLKIHSK, encoded by the coding sequence GTGAGAAAGTCTGCGTACAGATGGGCGCTGCTGCTGGGCATCCTGGCGGCGACTCTGGGCTTGGCCCAGACGCGCGCAGAGAGCGGCGGCGCGCAGCAGGCCTTGCGTTCGCTGACTGGTCACGTCGTGTCCAGCCAGAACCAGCCGCTGCAGAAGGCCATTGTGTATCTGAAGAACACCAAGAGCCTGGTGATTAAGACATACATCACGGAAGCCGACGGGTCTTACCGTTTTCCCGCGCTCTCTCCCAACGTGGATTACGAAGTCTACGCCGACTATCAAGGCTCGCGTAGTGACACCAAAACGCTCAGCGCGTTCGACAACCGGAAGCAAGTGAACATCACGCTGAAAATCCACAGCAAATAA
- a CDS encoding 30S ribosomal protein S1, with translation MSGKNSQLESTEQPVAGSTQKEETHMDDFAAALESYTLETEPAPSEDNVFKGTVIKITATHVVVDIGFKSEGLVPIAEVTDAQGNIKFNPGDPIEVMVQRGENEEGSVLLSHERAARVRVWENIEKAYHSKEPMKGTVVERVKGGVSVDIGVKAFMPGSQVDTHPVRNLDTLKGHEIEVRVIKLNKKRGNIVVSRKAILDEEVTAKRGKTLENLAEGAILTGTVKNLTDYGAFVDLGGIDGLLHITDMSWGRLTHPRDLVHVGDQIQVKVLKFDPEKLRVSLGFKQLTPDPWLDAAERYPIGARVKGRVLSVTDYGSFVELEQGIEGLVHVSEMSWSKRMKHPSKLVNVGDEIECVVLNVNSGERRISLGLKQLESNPWERLHEKYPINSTVEGRVRNLTDFGAFIEIEDGIDGLVHVSNLSWTKRVKHPSEVLKKGEKVKAIVLGIEPEQRRLSLGVKQLQPDAWETFFNTHRVGDQVHGKVLRLAQFGAFVEIAEGVEGLCHNSEATDSSGASAKLEAGQEHEFKIIKMNAEEKKVGLSLRAVGDEASRADVEAYKHPASSSSATTTLGDIINWKRAGNDQS, from the coding sequence ATGTCCGGGAAAAACTCTCAACTCGAATCCACTGAGCAGCCCGTTGCGGGCTCGACTCAAAAAGAAGAAACCCACATGGACGATTTTGCCGCGGCTCTTGAGTCGTACACCCTGGAAACCGAACCGGCGCCCAGTGAAGACAACGTCTTCAAAGGCACCGTCATCAAGATTACTGCCACCCACGTTGTCGTAGACATCGGCTTCAAGTCAGAAGGCTTGGTGCCGATCGCCGAAGTCACCGACGCGCAAGGCAACATCAAGTTCAACCCCGGCGACCCGATTGAAGTGATGGTACAGCGCGGGGAGAACGAAGAAGGTTCCGTGCTGCTCTCGCATGAGCGCGCGGCCCGCGTCCGTGTGTGGGAGAACATTGAGAAGGCCTACCACTCCAAAGAACCCATGAAGGGCACAGTGGTAGAGCGGGTGAAGGGCGGAGTCTCGGTGGACATCGGCGTGAAGGCGTTCATGCCGGGTTCGCAAGTGGATACCCATCCGGTCCGCAATCTGGACACGTTGAAGGGCCATGAAATTGAAGTCCGCGTGATCAAGCTGAACAAGAAGCGCGGCAACATTGTGGTTTCGCGCAAAGCGATCCTGGATGAAGAAGTCACCGCCAAGCGCGGCAAGACCCTGGAGAACCTGGCGGAGGGCGCCATCCTCACCGGCACGGTGAAGAACCTGACCGATTACGGCGCGTTCGTGGACCTGGGCGGCATTGACGGCCTGCTGCACATCACGGACATGTCCTGGGGCCGGCTGACGCATCCTCGCGACCTGGTCCACGTGGGCGACCAGATCCAGGTGAAAGTCTTAAAGTTCGATCCGGAGAAGCTGCGCGTTTCCCTCGGCTTCAAACAGCTTACGCCCGACCCCTGGCTGGACGCCGCGGAACGCTATCCCATCGGCGCCCGCGTGAAAGGCCGCGTGCTCAGCGTGACCGACTACGGCTCCTTTGTGGAGCTGGAGCAGGGCATTGAAGGCCTGGTCCACGTGAGCGAGATGTCGTGGTCCAAGCGAATGAAGCACCCTTCGAAGCTGGTGAACGTGGGTGATGAGATCGAGTGCGTGGTGCTCAACGTGAATTCCGGCGAGCGCCGCATCTCTCTGGGCCTGAAGCAACTGGAATCGAATCCCTGGGAGCGCTTGCACGAGAAGTATCCGATCAACTCCACGGTGGAAGGCCGGGTGCGGAACCTCACCGACTTTGGCGCATTTATCGAAATCGAAGACGGCATTGACGGCCTGGTGCACGTGAGCAACTTGAGCTGGACCAAGCGGGTCAAGCATCCTTCTGAAGTCCTGAAAAAAGGCGAGAAGGTGAAGGCCATTGTTCTGGGCATTGAGCCGGAACAGCGCCGCTTGTCGCTGGGCGTAAAGCAGCTTCAGCCTGACGCCTGGGAAACTTTCTTCAATACGCATCGCGTGGGCGACCAGGTGCACGGCAAGGTGCTGCGTCTGGCGCAGTTCGGCGCGTTTGTGGAGATCGCGGAAGGCGTGGAAGGCCTTTGCCACAACTCTGAAGCCACCGATTCCAGCGGAGCATCCGCCAAATTGGAAGCCGGCCAGGAACACGAGTTCAAGATCATCAAGATGAACGCTGAGGAAAAGAAAGTCGGACTCAGCCTGCGCGCCGTGGGCGATGAAGCCAGCCGCGCTGATGTGGAAGCCTATAAGCATCCGGCGTCCAGCAGCAGCGCCACCACCACGCTGGGCGACATCATCAACTGGAAGCGCGCCGGCAACGACCAGAGCTGA
- a CDS encoding rhomboid family intramembrane serine protease, giving the protein MTRTQQTLSLPPFTPAVTWLIAINAVVYFAMALLGLSAPLLEARFVFWFGLVPTAVMHGWVWQIVTYSVIHGGFIHWFFNMITLWMFGPSTESLRGHRWFLELFLAGVVGGALFSIGLAYSGILGNPNSITVGASAGIYAVLMAFAMFFPENEIIMIPLPVGIKAKYLIAILIVVTVVFSMQESGGVAHIAHLGGLFFGYLFVKFVPRRGMSFAVSERSFGLRNAYHRWKRKRAAKKFQVYMSKQERDPKRFYPEDPDKDKKDGDSGGWVN; this is encoded by the coding sequence ATGACCAGAACCCAACAGACGCTGAGCCTGCCGCCGTTCACGCCCGCGGTAACCTGGCTGATCGCCATTAACGCTGTCGTGTATTTTGCGATGGCGTTGCTGGGCCTCTCGGCGCCGCTGCTGGAAGCCAGGTTTGTGTTCTGGTTTGGACTCGTGCCCACCGCCGTCATGCACGGATGGGTGTGGCAGATCGTTACTTATTCCGTCATACACGGCGGTTTCATCCATTGGTTCTTCAACATGATTACCTTGTGGATGTTCGGCCCTTCCACGGAAAGCTTGCGCGGCCACCGCTGGTTCCTTGAGTTGTTCCTGGCAGGAGTGGTCGGCGGCGCTCTGTTCAGCATCGGGCTGGCTTATTCGGGGATTCTCGGAAATCCCAATTCCATCACCGTCGGTGCCTCGGCAGGAATCTATGCAGTGCTGATGGCCTTTGCCATGTTCTTTCCGGAAAACGAAATCATCATGATCCCCTTGCCGGTTGGGATCAAAGCAAAATATTTGATTGCGATCCTCATTGTTGTTACGGTCGTGTTCTCCATGCAGGAGAGCGGCGGCGTGGCCCACATTGCGCACCTCGGCGGACTTTTCTTCGGCTACCTGTTTGTCAAATTTGTTCCCCGGCGGGGCATGTCGTTTGCTGTGTCGGAACGGTCCTTCGGTCTCAGGAATGCGTACCATCGCTGGAAACGGAAGCGCGCCGCCAAAAAGTTTCAAGTCTACATGAGCAAACAAGAACGCGACCCCAAACGGTTCTACCCGGAAGACCCTGACAAGGACAAAAAAGACGGCGATTCCGGCGGGTGGGTGAACTGA
- a CDS encoding IS110 family transposase, protein MKIIGCDFHPSFQQIAMVDTETGEHTGRRLTREEAAEFYRGLSGPVIVGMEACGNTLWLERLLAELGHELRMGDAAKIRAMEVRKQKTDRRDAELLLTLLVEGRFPQVWVPGLEQRDTRQLLLHRQKLVSVRRQIKNQLQHLALNQGVQQKRKLWTQKGRQLLEELPLTGWTARRRADDLQLLEQLNRSIAELDTAVEQAAAQDGIARLLQTHPGVGPITALAFGLTLGRVDRFAHSKQVVSYLGLNPAEHSSGGRQRLGSISKQGNPMLRSLLVEAGQSAARLVPELKRAYQRLKHRKHAGVAKVMVARKLAVRLYWIWRTQQPYSATRMQGSPSHLVGEG, encoded by the coding sequence ATGAAGATTATAGGCTGTGATTTCCATCCGAGTTTCCAGCAAATTGCGATGGTCGACACAGAAACAGGAGAACACACGGGACGGAGGCTGACCCGGGAGGAAGCGGCTGAGTTCTACCGCGGACTCTCTGGCCCGGTGATCGTAGGCATGGAAGCCTGCGGCAACACGCTGTGGTTGGAGCGTCTGCTGGCCGAACTAGGCCATGAGCTGCGGATGGGCGATGCCGCCAAGATCCGGGCCATGGAGGTGCGCAAGCAGAAGACCGACCGACGCGACGCCGAGTTGTTGTTAACGCTGTTAGTCGAAGGCCGGTTTCCCCAGGTGTGGGTGCCGGGCCTGGAGCAGCGGGACACACGGCAACTGCTGCTGCATCGGCAAAAACTGGTGAGTGTGCGCCGGCAGATCAAGAACCAACTGCAGCACCTGGCGCTGAACCAGGGAGTCCAGCAGAAGCGGAAGCTGTGGACGCAGAAAGGCCGCCAGCTGTTAGAGGAGTTGCCTTTGACGGGCTGGACGGCGCGGCGGCGTGCCGATGATCTGCAGCTGCTGGAGCAGTTGAATCGCAGCATCGCGGAACTGGATACGGCGGTCGAGCAGGCCGCGGCCCAGGACGGGATCGCGCGACTGCTCCAGACCCATCCCGGAGTCGGACCGATCACGGCTCTGGCCTTTGGGTTGACGCTAGGCAGGGTCGACCGTTTTGCTCACAGCAAGCAAGTAGTCAGCTATCTGGGATTGAATCCAGCCGAGCACTCCAGCGGCGGCCGGCAACGGCTGGGGAGTATCAGCAAGCAAGGCAATCCCATGCTACGCAGTTTGTTGGTGGAAGCGGGCCAGAGCGCGGCCCGTCTGGTTCCGGAATTAAAGCGCGCCTATCAGCGGCTCAAACACAGAAAGCATGCGGGAGTCGCCAAGGTCATGGTAGCGCGCAAACTGGCGGTGCGGCTGTACTGGATATGGCGAACACAACAGCCTTACTCCGCCACTCGCATGCAGGGTAGCCCGAGTCATCTTGTGGGGGAAGGTTAA
- a CDS encoding HIT domain-containing protein yields MIVHRGRHCFVILNTFPYTSGHVMVVPYQHVDQLLKLPAPAAQEMMELTQKMEGILRELYRPDGLNLGMNLGKAAGAGVAGHIHMHILPRWVADASFMSVVGETRILPEDLATTYRRIREKF; encoded by the coding sequence ATGATCGTCCACCGCGGCCGGCACTGCTTCGTCATCCTGAACACCTTCCCCTACACCAGCGGACACGTCATGGTGGTCCCTTACCAGCACGTTGACCAGCTGCTCAAGCTGCCCGCTCCCGCCGCCCAGGAAATGATGGAGTTGACCCAGAAGATGGAAGGCATCCTGCGCGAGCTGTACCGCCCGGACGGCCTCAACCTGGGCATGAACCTTGGAAAAGCCGCCGGCGCCGGCGTGGCCGGCCACATCCACATGCATATCCTGCCACGATGGGTGGCCGACGCCAGCTTCATGAGCGTGGTGGGCGAAACGCGCATCCTGCCGGAAGATTTGGCGACGACGTACAGAAGAATCAGGGAAAAGTTCTAG
- a CDS encoding M28 family peptidase, giving the protein MLLLPGAVAQQPAHTPKPAPAASKTAGKKPAKTAAGKKAPAKTPGRVKDEAIIHIIHDVSPQQLQQTDEKLVSFGTRSTLSVNNPGAATSDKGIVAARNWIKSEFERYSAACGGCLEVKTDTFVLQPKNRIPQPTELQNVYAILRGTDPAQAKRIFLVTGHYDSRNSQNENTTDPAPGANDDGSGTSVSLECARVLSKHRFPATIIFLTVAGEEQGLDGSSHFAKMAKAEGWQLEGVLNNDIVGGNRTPGDTLQNFNWVRVFSEGLPAAASEADLRAIRAVGGENDSASRQIARYVQEVNQTYTSFGKFTPKIIFRRDRFLRGGDHSSFNEQGFAAVRFTEYREDFHHQHQTPRVEKGIEYGDWPKFVNFDYLANVARLNAATLATLASAPAAPKARLLTHDLENDSKIEWDAVAGAVAYDVVWRKTTDPDFPEENATRTTATKIDLQESKDNVIFGVRSVGANGQRSLVAIPGPERGPSPAATPTPQADKK; this is encoded by the coding sequence ATGCTGCTTTTGCCGGGCGCCGTTGCCCAGCAGCCGGCCCATACACCGAAACCCGCGCCCGCCGCATCCAAGACCGCCGGGAAGAAGCCGGCCAAAACTGCCGCCGGCAAGAAGGCCCCAGCCAAAACGCCGGGCCGGGTCAAAGACGAGGCCATCATTCATATTATCCATGATGTGTCTCCGCAACAGCTGCAGCAGACGGATGAAAAGCTGGTCAGCTTTGGCACGCGGAGCACGCTCTCCGTGAACAATCCGGGGGCCGCGACCTCAGACAAAGGCATCGTCGCCGCGCGCAACTGGATCAAGTCTGAATTCGAGCGCTACTCCGCCGCATGCGGCGGCTGCCTGGAAGTAAAGACCGACACGTTTGTGCTGCAGCCTAAAAACCGCATCCCGCAGCCGACGGAACTCCAGAACGTCTACGCGATTTTGCGTGGTACCGATCCGGCACAGGCCAAGCGTATTTTCCTGGTGACCGGCCATTACGATTCCCGCAACAGCCAGAACGAAAACACCACTGATCCCGCCCCGGGCGCGAATGACGATGGCAGCGGCACTTCCGTGTCTCTGGAATGCGCCCGCGTGCTCAGCAAGCACAGGTTTCCTGCGACCATTATTTTTCTCACCGTCGCCGGCGAAGAACAGGGTCTGGACGGCAGCTCGCACTTCGCCAAGATGGCCAAAGCCGAGGGCTGGCAACTGGAAGGCGTGCTGAACAATGACATTGTCGGCGGAAATCGCACGCCCGGCGATACGCTGCAGAATTTTAACTGGGTGCGCGTTTTTTCTGAGGGCCTTCCCGCAGCGGCCAGCGAAGCCGATCTGCGCGCCATCCGCGCCGTGGGCGGTGAAAACGATTCCGCCTCGCGCCAGATTGCCCGCTACGTCCAGGAAGTCAACCAGACGTATACCAGCTTCGGGAAATTTACCCCAAAAATCATTTTCCGCCGCGACCGTTTCCTGCGCGGCGGCGATCACAGCTCCTTTAATGAGCAAGGATTCGCCGCAGTCCGTTTTACCGAGTATCGCGAAGACTTCCACCACCAGCACCAGACCCCGCGCGTGGAAAAAGGCATCGAGTACGGTGACTGGCCCAAGTTCGTCAATTTCGACTACCTGGCCAACGTGGCCCGGCTCAACGCCGCCACGCTGGCCACGCTGGCGTCCGCGCCGGCAGCGCCCAAGGCCCGCCTGCTGACGCACGACCTGGAGAACGATTCCAAAATCGAGTGGGACGCGGTCGCCGGGGCCGTGGCCTACGACGTGGTCTGGCGCAAGACCACGGACCCTGACTTCCCCGAGGAGAACGCAACCCGCACCACCGCAACCAAGATTGACCTGCAGGAGTCCAAGGACAACGTGATCTTCGGCGTGCGGTCCGTAGGCGCCAATGGACAACGCAGCCTGGTGGCGATTCCTGGGCCGGAGCGCGGACCTTCGCCGGCGGCAACACCAACGCCCCAGGCGGACAAGAAGTAA
- the ligA gene encoding NAD-dependent DNA ligase LigA, translated as MATAAKSKAKDLEKKIEKLRVEIRRHEHLYYVLDAPEISDADFDLMMQELKRLEAAHPELVTPDSPTQRVGGKPREGFVKVEHSRPMLSLDNAYSEEELRDWDRRVRELAGSDKIEYVCEFKMDGMSLALTYRDGRMRSGVTRGDGSVGEDVTSNVRTMRTVPLTIEAAALKKAGIPPDFEVRGEIIMPLASFERMNKDREAQGLATFANPRNAAAGTIRVLEPNIVAQRRLDLYVYFLLVNGKYFPDQQSDALKAMHAAGFKVNKYHTLARNLDEVLAFIAKGEQLREKLPYEIDGIVIKVNSMRTQERLGFTGKAPRWAIAYKYAARSGVTKIEDIVVNVGRTGKLTPLALLKPVSIGGTTVSRSTLHNMDEIERLGVKIGDWVTVERGGDVIPKVVQVIEDKDHPRGTRKFHMPERCPECGGHVVRVEGEADHRCVNTACPAKLRESILHFAARSVMNIEGMGESLVNQLCDSKLVKDIADIYDLNKEKLLTLERIGDKSAENLLAEIEASRKLPLERVIYGLGIRFVGERTAEFLAEHFGAMDAIMGASVDELQEVDEVGPRIAESIHEFFAEPRNRALVKRLKDHGLTLTGKKRVRGTALAGKTFVLTGTLANYSRDAAKKLIEDAGGKVSGSVSKKTDYVVAGDDPGSKLDKARELGVKVIGEKEMEGLVKG; from the coding sequence ATGGCTACCGCCGCCAAATCCAAGGCCAAAGACCTCGAAAAGAAGATTGAGAAGCTGCGCGTGGAGATCCGCCGCCACGAGCACCTGTATTACGTCCTGGACGCGCCGGAGATCAGCGACGCGGATTTCGACCTGATGATGCAGGAGCTGAAGCGCCTGGAAGCCGCGCACCCGGAGCTGGTCACGCCGGATTCGCCGACGCAGCGGGTAGGCGGCAAGCCGCGCGAAGGCTTCGTCAAAGTCGAGCACTCGCGGCCCATGCTGTCACTGGACAACGCTTACAGCGAAGAAGAGTTGCGCGACTGGGACCGCCGCGTGCGCGAGCTGGCCGGCAGCGACAAGATCGAGTACGTTTGCGAGTTCAAGATGGACGGCATGTCGCTGGCGCTGACCTATCGCGATGGGCGGATGCGCTCGGGCGTCACGCGCGGCGACGGCTCCGTCGGCGAAGACGTGACCAGCAACGTCCGCACCATGCGCACCGTGCCGCTGACGATTGAAGCGGCCGCGCTGAAGAAGGCGGGCATACCACCGGATTTTGAAGTGCGCGGCGAAATCATTATGCCGCTGGCTTCGTTTGAGCGCATGAACAAAGACCGCGAAGCGCAAGGGCTGGCCACCTTCGCCAACCCGCGCAACGCCGCGGCGGGGACCATCCGCGTGCTGGAGCCGAATATTGTGGCGCAGCGCCGCTTGGATCTGTACGTGTACTTCCTGCTGGTGAACGGCAAGTATTTTCCTGACCAGCAGTCTGACGCGCTCAAGGCCATGCACGCCGCGGGCTTCAAAGTGAACAAGTACCACACGCTGGCCCGCAACCTGGACGAAGTCCTGGCGTTCATCGCCAAGGGCGAGCAGTTGCGGGAAAAGCTGCCATACGAAATTGACGGCATCGTGATCAAAGTGAACTCCATGCGTACGCAGGAGCGGCTGGGCTTTACCGGGAAAGCTCCGCGCTGGGCCATCGCGTACAAGTACGCGGCGCGCAGCGGCGTCACAAAAATCGAAGACATCGTGGTGAACGTGGGACGCACCGGTAAGCTCACGCCATTGGCGTTGCTCAAACCGGTTTCGATTGGCGGTACCACGGTGAGCCGGTCCACGCTGCACAACATGGACGAGATTGAGCGCCTGGGCGTGAAGATTGGCGACTGGGTCACGGTGGAGCGCGGCGGCGACGTGATTCCCAAAGTGGTGCAGGTGATCGAGGACAAAGACCATCCGCGCGGCACCAGGAAGTTCCACATGCCGGAACGCTGTCCGGAGTGCGGCGGGCATGTGGTGCGGGTGGAAGGCGAGGCCGACCATCGCTGCGTGAACACGGCGTGTCCGGCCAAGTTGCGGGAGAGCATCCTGCATTTTGCCGCGCGCTCGGTGATGAACATTGAAGGCATGGGCGAATCGCTGGTCAACCAGCTGTGCGACAGCAAGCTGGTGAAAGACATCGCTGACATTTACGACCTGAACAAGGAAAAGCTGCTCACGCTGGAGCGCATCGGCGATAAGTCCGCCGAGAACCTGCTGGCGGAAATTGAAGCCTCGCGCAAGCTGCCGCTGGAGCGCGTGATTTACGGGCTGGGCATACGCTTTGTGGGTGAGCGCACCGCCGAATTTCTGGCCGAACACTTTGGGGCGATGGACGCGATCATGGGCGCGTCGGTTGACGAATTGCAGGAAGTGGATGAAGTTGGTCCGCGCATTGCGGAAAGTATCCACGAATTCTTTGCCGAACCGCGCAATCGCGCGCTGGTGAAGCGACTCAAAGACCATGGCTTGACCTTGACCGGCAAGAAACGCGTCCGCGGCACGGCGCTGGCGGGCAAGACGTTTGTGCTCACTGGCACGCTGGCCAACTACTCGCGCGACGCCGCCAAAAAGCTGATTGAAGACGCCGGCGGAAAAGTGTCGGGCTCGGTGAGCAAGAAGACGGACTACGTGGTTGCCGGCGACGATCCGGGGTCGAAGCTGGACAAGGCGCGCGAGCTGGGTGTGAAGGTGATTGGGGAGAAGGAGATGGAGGGGCTGGTCAAAGGATGA
- a CDS encoding CVNH domain-containing protein produces the protein MRRSPILLFAFFIAILLAVAAQQCLADNLPGGSYQQSCRNMSANGGTLSAQCRTRSGNWPNTSLPNYHQCIGDIQNQDGQLRCNRGAAPPGGSYTRSCRDVWLENGTLHASCQNRGGVWITSVLPNISQCRGDIQNQEGQLRCDRGATPPGGSYTASCRDIWLDNQTLHANCQNRNGGWVSSTIPDISRCRGDIQNQDGQLHCNLGGATPRGSYMGSCRDIWVDGTVLHASCPNGSGGWFPGAIDMFGWCLGDIFNFNGALTCNKLPLPGGSYQQTCSDMWVSGDTVNAHCKTAGGGMATAQLTQFSHCLPGSIENHGGTLVCTFGNQPPPQGSYRQSCSNIAMTDFTLTASCVTGSTRVLAQTSSLDVRGCTGDIANIHGFLTCPKGNGPEPAGSYLKSCRNIVVAGTVLKALCETPQGNWLPTTLANYQTCAGRIENYNGVLRCPAGPPPPGPPSPVGYAKLEVNNCNSDVDRVGKHRSISVYLLDLNLPAAGYWLSARMKTQYAEDGSCPFDENGQPADPDTINLIGHNGWVNGHSFKVVIVDPLMQACEGQDNPLIDNCVRNSFFIKANTDGDTFKYVVW, from the coding sequence ATGCGCCGCAGCCCGATTCTGCTTTTTGCCTTTTTCATCGCAATCCTGCTGGCCGTAGCCGCGCAGCAGTGCCTGGCCGACAATCTTCCGGGCGGGTCTTATCAACAGAGCTGCCGCAACATGAGCGCCAACGGGGGCACGCTCTCCGCTCAATGCCGCACACGCAGCGGTAACTGGCCCAATACGTCACTACCCAATTATCACCAGTGCATCGGCGACATTCAGAATCAAGATGGCCAACTCAGATGCAATCGCGGCGCGGCCCCTCCTGGAGGCTCCTACACCAGAAGCTGCCGTGATGTCTGGCTGGAAAACGGGACGTTGCACGCGAGTTGTCAGAACCGTGGTGGCGTCTGGATTACCAGCGTTCTGCCCAATATTTCGCAATGCCGCGGCGACATCCAAAACCAGGAAGGCCAGCTCCGGTGCGACCGCGGAGCAACACCACCCGGCGGTTCCTATACTGCGAGCTGTCGTGATATCTGGCTCGACAACCAGACCTTGCACGCCAATTGTCAGAACCGCAATGGCGGCTGGGTTTCAAGCACGATCCCCGACATCTCGCGATGCCGCGGCGATATCCAGAACCAGGATGGACAGCTCCACTGCAACCTCGGCGGCGCCACACCCCGCGGTTCCTACATGGGAAGTTGTCGTGACATATGGGTTGACGGGACCGTGCTGCACGCGTCTTGCCCGAATGGGTCTGGTGGCTGGTTTCCCGGGGCCATTGACATGTTCGGGTGGTGTTTGGGCGATATTTTCAATTTCAACGGGGCGCTCACGTGCAACAAATTACCGCTGCCCGGCGGTTCCTATCAGCAAACTTGTAGCGATATGTGGGTCAGCGGCGACACCGTGAATGCCCATTGCAAGACCGCCGGCGGTGGCATGGCAACGGCGCAACTCACGCAATTTTCCCATTGCCTGCCCGGCTCCATTGAGAACCACGGCGGAACGCTGGTGTGTACGTTTGGGAACCAGCCTCCGCCACAGGGGTCGTATCGCCAGTCATGCAGCAACATAGCAATGACTGATTTTACGTTGACGGCGAGCTGCGTCACCGGCTCCACTCGAGTCCTGGCGCAAACCTCAAGCCTCGACGTGCGCGGATGCACCGGCGACATCGCCAACATCCACGGGTTTCTGACCTGCCCCAAAGGCAATGGACCTGAGCCTGCAGGGTCCTACCTGAAGAGCTGCCGGAACATTGTGGTGGCAGGGACCGTTCTCAAGGCCCTGTGCGAAACACCGCAAGGGAACTGGCTGCCTACGACCCTGGCAAACTATCAGACCTGCGCAGGAAGGATTGAGAACTACAACGGCGTTCTCCGCTGCCCGGCTGGTCCGCCTCCGCCGGGGCCGCCCTCGCCGGTGGGGTACGCCAAGCTTGAGGTCAACAATTGCAATAGCGACGTGGACCGGGTCGGCAAGCACCGAAGCATCAGCGTATATCTTCTTGATCTCAACTTGCCCGCCGCCGGCTATTGGCTGTCAGCGCGAATGAAGACGCAGTATGCCGAAGACGGATCGTGCCCATTTGATGAGAACGGGCAGCCCGCGGATCCGGACACGATCAACCTCATCGGACACAACGGCTGGGTCAATGGCCACTCGTTCAAAGTGGTGATCGTCGATCCGCTCATGCAGGCTTGCGAAGGCCAGGACAATCCGCTGATTGACAATTGCGTCCGGAACTCATTCTTCATTAAGGCCAACACTGACGGCGATACCTTTAAGTACGTAGTATGGTAG
- a CDS encoding carboxypeptidase-like regulatory domain-containing protein, with protein sequence MSTERRALAKAAVLSVALGLLITSAFAREDRKKREDSRKHYALIFGTVFGTDDRPVYGVRITIREVGKKHPSWELVSDHRGEFAQRVPPGPSDYEIKGEAEFAPLENGKPQVAKKKKVRAEAKVHIAEEERQDVSLHLTD encoded by the coding sequence ATGAGTACTGAGCGCCGCGCCCTGGCCAAAGCCGCGGTCCTGAGCGTGGCGCTGGGCCTGCTCATTACTTCCGCGTTCGCCCGCGAAGACCGGAAAAAGCGCGAAGACTCCAGGAAGCACTACGCGCTCATCTTCGGCACCGTCTTCGGCACTGACGACCGTCCTGTCTACGGCGTTCGGATTACCATCCGCGAAGTGGGAAAGAAACATCCCAGCTGGGAACTGGTGTCTGACCATCGCGGTGAATTCGCGCAGCGCGTGCCTCCCGGCCCGTCTGACTACGAAATCAAGGGCGAAGCCGAGTTTGCTCCCCTGGAAAATGGCAAGCCGCAAGTAGCTAAAAAGAAGAAGGTTAGAGCTGAAGCCAAAGTGCACATTGCAGAAGAAGAGCGCCAGGACGTCAGCCTGCATCTAACTGACTAG